One stretch of Euphorbia lathyris chromosome 7, ddEupLath1.1, whole genome shotgun sequence DNA includes these proteins:
- the LOC136200595 gene encoding uncharacterized protein: MSGDTEASHVTCVTDALHVAASTPDVQITVGDDDDMLLFRQVVRSLPSHAVKDLLSAGVCMRCIFRLLGIQGQVYFGSPLSASVMHALLRDLTDPDEHIENSKLLEAEPEPGVCNICLGILQFIYCDDNGMMVKKQSATNLALSITEHIKQEGRQIDGFSLEVSIPPLIQENEQIVCSYMKKKYRTELWFQERLSKCLSTKDALKLAIVDPLEKLLVVKSGPSSCRIRLTYTQAKPSCNASSVERGESCKRRKTGTDVDLESINDQLVNASDEKNNVSNAESLSRTEDNEHSGFCIFPKDKVNVPCHLVFSCYRTPIYFGGRYMKFSRNVSQTRWIIDDERMGEASIEEIIGGNILPICHGDSYKFHAAGREDIDVRMLGSGRPFLVEVQNARQVPTETLVKEIEKKINSLDNKLVGVKNLKMVSDQGWALMQEGEAEKQKQYCALVWISRPLVDEDVESIASLEEIKVLQRTPVRVLHRRSPLDREKIIHWMKIERITGSCQYFLLHLCTQAGTYIKEFVHGDLGRTQPSIGSILGCRAEILQLDVTDVKMDCFLAE; encoded by the exons ATGTCCGGCGACACTGAAGCTTCACATGTTACCTGTGTTACTGATGCATTGCACGTCGCCGCTTCTACCCCAGACGTACAAATAACCGTCGGTGATGATGATGACATGCTGCTATTTCGCCAAGTTGTCCGTTCCTTGCCTTCTCACGCCGTCAAGGACTTGCTGTCCGCTGGG GTATGCATGAGGTGCATCTTTCGGTTACTCGGGATTCAAGGACAAGTTTATTTTGGGTCTCCTCTCTCAGCATCGGTCATGCATGCTCTTCTTCGTGATTTAACTGATCCAGATGAGCATATAGAAAATTCTAAGCTATTGGAAGCTGAGCCAGAGCCAGGGGTATGCAACATTTGCTTAGGCATCTTGCAGTTCATTTACTGTGATGACAATGGAATGATGGTGAAAAAACAGAGTGCTACTAACTTGGCTCTATCGATTACTGAGCATATAAAGCAAGAGGGTCGTCAGATTGATGGCTTTTCTCTTGAAGTCTCTATACCACCACTTATCCAAGAAAATGAACAAATTGTTTG TTCGTATATGAAAAAGAAATACAGAACAGAGCTGTGGTTCCAGGAACGTCTTTCAAAATGTCTATCTACAAAAGATGCCTTGAAGTTGGCAATAGTAGATCCCCTTGAGAAGTTGTTG GTTGTGAAATCTGGCCCCAGCTCTTGCCGTATTCGTTTGACATACACCCAAGCTAAGCCATCATGTAATGCTTCTTCAGTGGAGAGAGGTGAAAGTTGCAAGAGAAGAAAAACTG GCACTGATGTTGATTTGGAGTccattaatgatcagttggtGAATGCTAGCGATGAAAAGAATAATGTCTCTAATGCTGAGAGTTTGTCACGTACAGAAGATAATGAACATTCAGGGTTCTGCATCTTCCCCAAGGATAAG GTCAATGTTCCCTGCCACTTGGTATTTTCTTGCTACAGAACTCCTATCTACTTTGGTGGAAGATATATGAAG TTCTCAAGAAATGTGAGTCAAACACGTTGGATTATCGATGATGAAAGAATGGGGGAAGCATCCATTGAG GAGATAATAGGTGGCAACATCCTTCCAATTTGTCATGGTGACAGTTACAAGTTTCATGCAGCTGGCAGAGAGGATATTGAT GTTCGAATGCTAGGGTCGGGCAGGCCTTTCCTGGTTGAAGTACAAAATGCCCGTCAAGTGCCAACAGAGACCCTTGttaaagaaatagaaaaaaagatAAACAGCTTAGATAATAAATTG GTTGGTGTTAAAAACCTCAAGATGGTATCTGATCAAGGTTGGGCTCTGATGCAGGAAGGGGAAGCAGAAAAGCAG AAGCAATATTGTGCACTAGTTTGGATTTCACGTCCGCTTGTCGATGAAGACGTGGAGTCAATAGCTTCTCTCGAAGAGATT AAAGTTTTGCAGAGAACCCCGGTGAGGGTACTTCACCGTCGGAGTCCACTAGATCGTGAGAAGATCATACATTG GATGAAAATAGAGAGGATCACTGGGAGCTGTCAATATTTTCTTTTGCATCTATGTACACAG GCTGGTACATATATTAAAGAATTTGTTCACGGGGATCTAGGACGTACACAACCAAG
- the LOC136200834 gene encoding enoyl-CoA hydratase 2, peroxisomal: MVQSSKFDPDRALAHKYPETTYSYTERDAVIYALGVGACGRDAIDADELKFVYHENGQQHIQVLPTFAALFSLGSMEDGLDLPGLQFDPRLLLHGQQYIEVYKPFPSNASLINKVSLAGLHDKGKAAILEIETKSYLKESGELLCMNRLTAFLRGAGGFSNSGHPFSYSNYPTNQVPVVKIPKKQPFAVFEDSVQPSQALLYRLSGDYNPLHSDPTIAKIAGFSRPILHGLCTLGFAVRAITKCICRGDATNIKSISGRFLLHVYPGETLVTEMWFEGLRVIYQVKVKERNRAVLSGFVDIHRLASSL, encoded by the exons ATGGTGCAGAGTTCTAAGTTCGATCCTGATCGTGCTCTTGCTCACAAGTATCCTGAG ACGACGTACTCCTACACTGAAAG AGATGCAGTGATTTATGCCTTGGGTGTGGGAGCTTGTGGTAGGGACGCCATTGATGCTGATGAGCTTAAATTTGTGTATCATGAAAATGGGCAGCAACATATCCAG GTCTTGCCAACATTTGCTGCACTGTTTTCACTTGGATCAATGGAAGATGGATTAGATTTGCCAGGATTGCA GTTTGATCCGCGTCTTCTACTGCATGGACAGCAATACATAGAAGTTTACAAGCCATTTCCTTCAAATGCATCT CTAATTAACAAAGTCAGCCTTGCTGGATTGCATGACAAAG GTAAAGCAGCTATTCTCGAGATCGAAACAAAAAGTTATTTGAAAGAGTCTGGTGAATTGTTATGCATGAACAG GTTAACTGCTTTTCTTAGAGGTGCTGGTGGCTTCTCAAACTCAGGTCACCCGTTTTCTTACTCTAACTATCCAACCAACCAGGTCCCAGTGGTTAAAATCCCCAAAAAGCAACCTTTTGCAGTATTTGAAGATTCTGTTCAACCATCTCAG GCATTGTTGTATAGGCTTTCTGGTGACTACAATCCTCTGCATTCAGATCCTACAATTGCTAAAATTGCGGG ATTCTCTCGTCCAATATTGCATGGGCTATGCACACTTGGATTTGCAGTTAGAGCAATCACCAAGTGCATCTGCAGAGGAGATGCAACCAATATTAAAAGCATATCAGGCCGATTCCTTTTACATGTGTATCCTGGTGAAACTTTGGTCACAGAGATGTGGTTTGAAGGCTTGAG GGTCATCTATCAAGTAAAGGTAAAAGAGAGGAACCGGGCGGTGCTGTCGGGCTTTGTAGACATTCATCGGTTAGCATCATCACTGTGA